From the Helicoverpa armigera isolate CAAS_96S chromosome 27, ASM3070526v1, whole genome shotgun sequence genome, one window contains:
- the LOC110384654 gene encoding uncharacterized protein LOC110384654, with translation MQNPCIEADRDIKDDNEETIFNSENEIDNPIADICQGDLYVIGTLWIQALRAVLVGGELPLVPVVKAADKPAESTPQKPPPMKYEDLPIYESPHYEYKDYMASKKACPKANVKILQTYLYPKVKSYRKSWVDSLEELKKDVGEMKKEIKTYLRAPENSGIRQAFVVAGAATGYYLGSGRGIPRRIFYTSLGALASGAVCFPKETDELFRNMSYNFAKMAIAFYNKTCGKNYSLREKMPCPDEVPPPPPARPPHQVNPCPKPQVFKLLRNLKCPF, from the exons atgcaaaatccATGCATAGAAGCCGATCGGGACATTAAAGATGATAATGAAGAAACGATATTTAACTCAGAAAATGAAATAGATAATCCTATAGCGGACATATGTCAAGGAGATTTGTATGTCATTGGCACACTATGGATTCAGGCACTTAGAGCTGTCCTAGTAGGTGGAGAACTACCCTTGGTACCAGTAGTCAAAGCTGCTGATAAACCAGCGGAGTCAACACCACAGAAACCACCGCCAATGAAATATGAAGACCTACCAATTTACGAGAGCCCACACTATGAATATAAAGACTACATGGCAAGCAAGAAAGCATGTCCCAAAGCAAATGTGAAGATCCTACAAACGTACTTGTACCCAAAAGTGAAAAGCTACAGGAAGAGTTGGGTGGACTCTTTAGAGGAATTGAAGAAAGATGTAGGGGAAATGAAG aaagaaataaagacATACTTGAGGGCACCGGAGAATTCTGGGATAAGACAGGCTTTCGTTGTCGCTGGGGCTGCTACAGGATACTACCTAGGTTCAGGCAGGGGAATACCACGAAGGATCTTCTACACAAGCTTAGGAGCCCTAGCATCTGGTGCCGTATGCTTCCCTAAAGAAACTGATGAGTTGTTCAGAAATATGTCGTACAATTTCGCGAAGATGGCTATAGCGTTTTATAACAAGACATGTGGGAAGAATTATAGTTTGAGGGAGAAAATGCCTTGTCCTGACGAAGTGCCTCCTCCTCCGCCGGCCAGACCTCCTCACCAGGTGAACCCGTGTCCGAAGCCCCAAGTGTTCAAGCTCCTCCGTAATTTGAAGTGTCCCTTTTAA